The Scheffersomyces stipitis CBS 6054 chromosome 5, complete sequence genome contains the following window.
AGcaagatgaaaaagatgaCCAACATGTAAATTCGGTGTACTCACCAGGCTGATCCAGAGCCAAGGACAAGTTTTGAGATGTCCACAGCGTTGAAATTAAAAGTTTACGTTCGTTTGTTCAAAGACCATCGATTTTTACGTATTCTTCTTACGTTTGATTATTGAAAGAATCAAGTTATCAAACAAACCGTTGACAGCTGCAGTCCGAATCGGCCATATAGGAATGAACTGAGGAATTACTTCAAAGGTGGAAGTTCATCTCTTCGTATCTCATCGGGTCTAATCATATCATATATCAATCTATTTGAAACAACTCAGTACTAACTATTCTAGTCCGCTAAGTCTCAAAATGTTATGCGTGATTTGCATATCGAAAAGTTGGTCTTGAACATCTGTGTCGGTGAATCCGGTGACAGATTGACCAGAGCTTCCAAGGTCTTGGAACAATTGTCTGGTCAAACCCCAGTTCAATCCAAGGCTAGATACACCGTCAGAACCTTCGGTATCAGAAGAAACGAAAAGATCGCTGTCCACGTTACCATCAGAGGCCCAAAggctgaagaaatcttggaAAGAGGTTTGAAGGTCAAGGAATACCAATTGAGAGCCAAGAACTTCTCTGCCACTGGTAACTTCGGTTTCGGTATTGACGAACACATTGACTTGGGTATCAAGTACGACCCAGGTATCGGTATCTACGGTATGGACTTCTACGTTGTCATGAACAGAGCTGGTGCCAGAATcgccagaagaaagagagctAGAGGTGTTGTTGGTAACTCGCACAGAACCAACAAGGAAGACACCATCCAATGGTTCAAGCAAAGATACGATGCTGACGTTTTGGACAAGTAAGCTATTGTTGTAGATTAAAACCATAATACTTTTTAATATATCAACTGTAATAAATCGGTGTAGAAAGTAGAAGTATAGACCAGTGTTGGAAAGGCAGTTGCAAAACTGATGCCATGGTGAAGATAGTGAGCCGGTAGTTAAAGTCAAGCAGCGAGAAGAATAGCCAGATAGATGTGCATATATACTTCGAGAGGTAAAAAGAATAGAGAGACAATAGCGAGACTAGATTTGGCTACTATGGAATTTAGCTACTAAATAGAGTTTTTAAGAGGACCTGCGAGCATTTAGCTACTTTAATATCAGGAATAACTTTGAACAATAGTaaacaatatcaagaaaaGTAACAGAGCCGTGCAATAAAAGGAACGAGGCACAGCAAGGATATACTCTACAATTCTAAGGGatgaaacaaagaagatggaagaaacaaagaGGATGGTCTGATGGTGTAGGTATTGTAGAAGCGGAAACAGAACGGAAtgtctatttctatatatGCAAAAGCAAGGAAGGTATATGGCATCTGGATCATACTTGCGATTGTCTCAGTCCAATAGAAGCAACCAGATAACGCAAGGCACTGGCTTCGGAATACTAGAGAGAATAGCCGTCGAGTTTTGAAAGGATCTGGAAATAGATCTAATTACGATACCACAGAGGCGACGATTCAGCAGCACGAAATAGAGCCACATGAAACAGGGCCGTAGAGTCTGGGGATCGGCAGGAGAAATTTAGTTCAGCGTGGGATTAGGAGAGAGTGAAATTGTAGGAGAGAGTGAAATTAGGGGAAGGGCCACGTAGTGAATGCCATAGCAAGCCTGTGATGTGCTGAGTGCTACAGAGAGATTGCTAGAAATGTAGTTAGAGGGAGAGATGGGAAGCATGAGCCAGAAAGATAAGATCAGTGAAAGACACAGGGACTGGAGTGGATAGAATGGTACAAGAGCACGGTGCAAAATCTGGTGCTAGCGAGAGATCTACTGAGGAAGCGCCCTAGAGAGTCGGCAACTTCAGCAGAGCAAGTGCCGAAGCTTCAGTAAATGCCGTTACCTACCACATGCTCCGTTCGAGCCAGTGGTTCGCCATGGTGCCGCACGGAACATCTGGGGGCAGAATCGAAACAACCACAAACTCCTACCACCGATTGACAGGTACATGGTAGGGTTTGGGCCGGTAACGGCTGCCGGAGGGAGCCTCAGATTCAAATGTAGAGGAGTATGCATAGGGAGCTGGAACCACACACACAATCCTGGTGGCATGGGGACGAAGCTGTGAATCTGAAACTGTCGACCCATGGCGGTGATGGTGGAAGAATGAATGCCAGGCTACAGTGAGAAAATACTTCAACTGGAAAAAGATGGAGCCGAACACCCACACGGAACAATTTGTCTGGGACAAGGCATTATGAGCAGCCAGTATGCAGTGTACGATAACAAAGAGAAGGGCAAGGCACCACCAGTATAATGGGATTCTTTTATTCTATTATTACCGCGATCCTATTGTTAGGCTGAACTGTCATTCTGCAATAATCTTGTGGTTACAATCTAGTTTTATTTTGCAATGGAGCATATGACTGGCTTCATTCTTGTATCTGGTGGAAGTGCCTTTCTGTATATAGCGGTAACTTTATACCATATTCTCCCTGGACTAAGCTGTGTACAATAGCCAGGGAACAATAAACCGTACGGTACAGTAATCCAGTATACAATCCGTAGACAACATGCTCTATCTCCATAATCTCTACTGATCTGGCCGTTCGTCGTCGCTGGTGTCTCGCTCTCTGCTCTCTGCTCTCTGCTCGCTGAAGAGCTTCCCTCACAGGCTGCCTTGTGCCCCCACAATCATTTACGAGCTTCCTATGGCTCCTGCAGCCGCACGGCAGTAATCGTCGCAATGTGATTTTGGTAGCGAAATTACTGACAACTCTAAGGGCAAAAAACTCGTATCTCAGTGTGCGCGTACCGTTTCTCCAAATGCCTATTCCGGCCAATAATAATTGTACTAGCTTTTTATTTCTGTTTTACTGAGACTAAGTACTAAGAATTATAATATTTATTATTTCTGTATTTCTGTATTTCTTATATTTCTTATATAAGGGCTCTTTATTGTCAGACTCATCCCGGTGGCATATGGAGCCAGTATTTGTTGCTCCTCTGTAAATATCTTACAGTTTTCCCCCAATAGTTTTCTTTCCTCAAGGCAGATTCTTGCAATATTGACAGTTCCGCATCTCAGGATCTGCCCTACCGTTGTCAGCAGTATCTACCACAGTCCTGTGAATCGCAGGGCCCAATTATTGCGTTTAGTGATAAGGAATTTACGTCTTCGGCAGCATTGAAATAGAGCAaccaatcaagaacaacaacagcataGCATTGCATCATTAGCAGCGTCCACATCATTGCCTTCGGTAGCTTCTTTTAACAGCATTAGTCCCTGTCACACGACAGTCATTCCACATGGTCACCATAAACTACGAACCCTTGGAGCACTTGCCCTACCTTGACGAAAGCATTTCTCCGGAAGAAAGATCGCATGTAGAGCAGCTCATCCGCGTGGAGTTGACCAACCAGTTCAGCAaccagaacttgaacaatatcaacttcCATCCCAATCCTGCCAATGCGGAGTCTAACATAAACAACATCAATACACATAACTCTAATGCCAGCCGCCAGAATCCGTTGCATCCTATGGTTGACCAGATCCTTCCGCTTCCACAGCCGTCTGCGCTTCGATTGTCTCCCAGTCCCTTGTTGAaccaagagattgaacGTTACGAACAGGAGCAGCTCGAAGAGTTcgatgatgacgacgaaaCCGCTCTCCCGGCCAACGTAATACATGGTGGAATAGACATGAACAGATACGCAgacttcatcaaagaaggctcctcttcttcaggGGGGTCTGAGGTCGACCGGAACAACTTGTACACTACGCTATCGTACGCTGGACTTCAGGAAAGAAACCTTGcgttgttgttgaacaacaacCACGAGTTAATGCGTTTGCACCAGCAGCATTTGCAAGAGTTGGGAAACGTCAAGGAAGACTATACAGTCAATCTCAACTCTAAGAGACAGATGGTAGATGAAGTAAATGTTATCAGGAAGAAACGGCAGGTGGTCAACTTCAAGCCTGTCAATGACTACTTGAACGAAAAATGGAAGGAAGGGATAAAATCGGTCGTTGACTTGGGCATTGAGGCTACAAGAATGGACATGGATATGAACTGAAGTAGACgataagaagaattgatgaaaaagaaggaaggTAAAGAAAagtaaagaagaaagaagtaaAGAAAGgcaaaagagaaagaaaattAACAGCACAATCATCTATTCATTATTCACTTTTCACTGTTTTTGTATTGTACGTTTGGTTTCTATTCCTTTTGGTATTATCATCGGGTTATTTTTGTTAACATATATGTATAGAGAGCTATATTTATATCTGCGGTTTGCTCGGGTTGggttttcttcttctatataGATTATGCTTAGTTACGAATGTTTATGTCGTATAATGAATTGTTTGTTACATACTTAATAATTTGCCGTATGAATTCCGGTGAGGCTGTTCCATTCTAGACTATTTTAGAAGTGCTGGAGTTGAAGCTTGCTCCTTTTTCTTCCGTATCATCATGTCTGACTTCAAGCTACCTACGTTGACGATACGAGGACATCCTTCTCTGTCCTTTTCCAATCGCACGCATTCCAAACAGTAGTAGGCTGGTGTTCCCAACTCCTTGTCGTCACCAAGGTAGTTGGCACAGAGGATACACTTGTTATTCAAATGACCCATAGAGCATTCATGACATATTCTGACTTTGGTAGTAGGCTTCACGTAGGAATCACATAGTGGACACCGTCCTTCACACGCCAGACAAACTAGTCCTATGGATTTGCCAGGTTGTTTCATACACTGGATGAGATCGTATTGGTGGCGAGACATTCCGGGTATTATGTGATGAGTGCAATGAAATCTAGGAACGAAATAGTTCTATATGAATATGATGGAAAATGTGTGAAGTATAAATACTATGAAAGATGAAATACAACGAAATATGAAATATGATACAGCAAATAATTCAGATATAGTACATGTACAGCAATATAGACAAAGTGGAAGTTATCTTCAGGTGTAGATGAGAAGATggattgcaaaatgaaatatttgaataTTAGTATTTGCGCGAGCTCGCTTCAGAAATCTCACTGGCTCAAAGACAATTCTCGCCAGAGAACACTATATACTACCAGTAGCACATGGCACTAAGTACGCAAggtttctctttttcttcataATCCATAGCGCAGGATTTCTAAattcaaggaattggatTGACCGAATGTCTACCGACTCTTAACTGGTGTCTCATCATTGCCATATCCCGAATCTATCCTCAGGTGTAAGAATTCGCACCCATTATCATTTTTTCCCTTCTCCCTCTACCATTACTTTCCCAATCTTCCATAACCAGACCATTTTCTCCAGGCGTTTCTGCTAaaacaattcaaaattaCTCCAAAACCCACGATACACTCAACAGGACCGATATTTACCAAACTCCAAACTCGAGCCAAATGTCGCTGCTGCCTGATCCGAACGATACCGAAGAGTGTACAATCTGTCTTGAGCCTATTCTCCCCACAGACGATATAGGCACCATCGTCTCATGCTGTACAACGACCACCAACAAATACTATCACGACAAATGCATTCTACAATGGGCtaacaactccaacagttgtccaacttgtcgtCGCCGTTTCTACAAAATCAACATTGCTTCAGGAGCCCTGCCCCACAAAGTGAAAAGAGTGGTCTCGGTGAAGGATAAACTACTACCAAACGATGCCATCAACAGCATTCCTCGGGCCTACGTGATACCGGCTACCCGTCCGGTGCCATCTTTGCAGTCGACATCGCCAGAGCCCACTCCTGATGAGGATGTGGACTTTGACTGCGTGCGACATTCACAATCTATCACTACTGGCTTCTGTACTATATGCTCTAGTTCTGATTATAGATCATCAATCCGCAATATGGTATGTTGCGGATTTTGCGGTTCGAATTTCCATCTTCGTTGTTTAggaatctcttcttcggcCCATGCTAGCCATATGGTTGGCTGGTGTTGTCCCATCTGCGATAGTGATCAGGATTTGGTGGTTCTGGGTTCAACAAATGCCACCATGTCTCTGGTTCGAAATCCTTTGACTTCCTCCAGATTAGCTTCGGGAGTGTCTAGGTCAACCAGATTGGCTACTAGCATAACTGACTCATTCTACAGAAACCCTAATATGGCGAGTATAACCAATATGGATATATCTGATATGTCCTTGCATAATATGCCTAGTGCATCTAATTCGAGGCTTGTGATCcacaataacaataatgaACTCGACGACGACTTTCTCTACCATAACAACGATAACGACAGTAATATCGTGGACAACTCTCTTAAACCTGAGATCCACTCAACTGTGATCAACGGTGGCGTGAGGTTACGAAAAGAACAACGTGCGATCCAGAACTTGAGCCCAGAAGAGCTCCAATCATGGGAGCTTTTCGATGAAGCAAGAAACTCTAATGAGTCGACAAACGACACAAAAGTTTCAACTGCCATATCTTCGTCTGTCTCAGAAAGCAAGACGAGACGTAAGCGTAAAAAGGTAACACCTGTAGCTGCTGTCGAGAATGCAACTATCCATCCAGAATCCAGAATGGCAATTGGTTCAAGCTCCAGTCGTATTTCAAGTTTAATAAATCAGTTGAAGACTACTCCAGCTATGATTCAACAGAAAAAGGTGAAATCTGGTCTTTTGTTACCTCAATTAGCTCCTCCAATAATACCACAagctacttcttctactgcAGAGTCAACTGTATCGATATCTCCATCGAGTAATAGTCCGATGGAGAATTTATCGAACGATAGTGATACACAGTATGACAGCGATTCGAAGGTACGGAAGAAGCCACGGTCAGCCGAACTTACTTTGGACCAAAAGATTGAGATCCAGAAGTATATTCGAATCAACCTAAGACCGCTCTATAAGCCTAGTAAAGATTCAgaatcgtcttcatctccATCGCCTGTCATTAGAACAGAGGAAAACTATATCAATATTAATAAGGTAATCTCGCGAAGGATATACGGGCATATCCTTTCCGAAACGGTAGATAATGGAGAGCTTTGTCCTAACTTGATAGACGAGTACTTCAACGACGACGATCCTACAAAGCTCAAGGATGTTATAGACAAGTATGTCGAAGAAGAGTTGGCAAATCTTCAGGGGAGCACAGTAAGAGAATAGTACAAATTCACATGGGTAATTGGACAACATATATAGGGACTTAGGTACATTTTTAggaagacaaagaagacatAAACATGACATGAAATTAGGTACTTTTCCTTGTAAACTATCTACGACGAGGACCCTTTGGcttggaaaacttcaaaccttgtcttccaactccagatccagcaccagcagaagaagctgaagaaacGGAAGAAGGTGTAGCAGCTTCCGTTTCTACGGTTAATTCGGACAACTCTATTTCGTCTAAGTCTCCTACCTCGATAGATTTGTCGATGGTCAAGCTGTCTTCCAGAAGCAACGTCTTCAAGTAATGGATGAGACTGACCTTAGAAGCAGCATAGAGCATTCTGTCTTTGACCTTCGAGTTCGAAGGACACGAGTAGATGAAGGCATATTTGCCTCTGTAGAAATTATAGATACTGTACTGAGGACGAGCGACTGGATTAGCTTTGGCAAGAGAGTCAAGCAACGAGTCTAAAGCGATTCCATTCTCCGAAGTTGTTAATTTGATCACCTCGCTAGCACTATCTATGTTGAAAGTGATCAATTTGTTTGTATCTGCGTTTTTTGACAACGATTGGAATTCCTCTTGTAATGAAGAATCAAACTTGTACAAGATATTATCATTACCTGGACCATGAATACTAGGAGAAGGCAGAGGTGAGTGCATGGAAGCCAATTCTCTCTTGAATGAAGAGGTTGATCCCGCTAAGGATAATGTCTGGAGAGTATTCAACTCGTTTAACATCTTTTCGTCCTTGGATAAGACGTCGTCGTTGTTGGTTGCTGAGATCACCTTTTGGTAGTATTCATAAGTCAATTCCTCTAGCTCGGTCCATGCAAACGAGtttgacttggaaaatttGTTCGAACCCAAGGAAGTCAACAAGGTGTTTTTGGTAGAAGCATAGAGCATCTTGGATCTAATAGGGGCAGAATCAGGAATGAAACTGATGAACACATAGTCGTCAGCTGTGGGATCAACTGGAATGACAACATACGCAGGCAGTGGAAACGACTCTTTGAGGTGGGCATTGACAGATTCAAATGCTGAAGAAAGGTGTTcttttccagaagaaacgGCCCCTAACTTGGAATCCGTAACTAATTCCGTATTGTCGTCTGAGATCTTGATGATTAGGGGTTCAGAGCTAAGGCTCTTAAATGAATCAAGAAGCTCCTTCGAAGCAGTGATACCAGATTGTGTAGACATGATAGCGAGATTATTGGTACAAATATATGgcaagaatttgaataagAAATCAATCTTGGTATTCAGTACTTAATgcaagatgttgatgaaaatgttCTACTTTCAGGAAACTCTGCCCAATAAGTAATTAAATCAATCAATTGGATAACTTCGCTTCGTAtgatcaatttcaagaattgtCAACAGTCTATCTTAATTCTCTTTAGAAATGAAAACGAATCCATTTGATTCAACTCAAATACTTAAGAGATAATGAACTGAGGATGTGTTCACGTGACACAGTCGACTCCAGCCAATTCCTTAAATACAATTCACTTccatttttcgcagcttGATAAAGTTTAAGAAAACCACGTGACCAAATAACCCAATTAGGCATGTTAACTTCGGTTGTTTACCTTACATTTCTATCACATTTAAATTGTGAAGAGTAAGGCAAAAATAGAGAATTATCTACTGAAACTCCAACAGAGACTATCGAGACTCTCTAAAACGCAACAGAAGCTATCCCATATATATACTTGAACTTTTAATGTCAATTTTAAATCTCTTTTCCTCGGGATCTCGTGCTACCATACCGCGGTTCCACCAGGACGAAAACCACGATTCCATAGATCTCCAGATCAAGTCCCTTCTCTACCTTTTCAAGAGATGTCAGATCGCCAAGTTGGCCCATTTCCTCAATTCAGACGGAAGTTTCAGATATAATGAAAGTGGATCTGGTTCTGTCAATTTTGGCCAGGAAGAGTCTACCTATTACCAGAAGCTTGACCAAGTCTACAACATAGAAGGGTTCAAACATAGTCTTATTAAGGACGAGTATCGTGTGATGGTTGATTTCTGCAAAAACAAGTTCAGATCGTTTTGTATCGTTTCAGATTTGCCCAGTGCTAATTTGTCTAGACCCAATTCTCCGGTGAAAGGAGCTGgtatcaatgaagaaagtgGAGACTTTCCCAGCTTTAGAGACAGCAAAGATAGAAAAGTCAGGCACTTTAGATTTGTACTATTGCCATTAGAAGGTCTCACTGTAGAGTTTGTAGCGAATACGTTGTCAGGTTCTGACATCTATCACGAGCATTTTAGCTATATGGATTTTTCTTCCAGACACCAGAATGCCATTGACAGCATCAAGAAGGTTATTCGGGATGACAGAATCGACATGAAATCACCAGCAAAAGaattttctatttctgaaaatgaaaaggCTGCCATCATTAGAGAATACCTTATCGCTGTAGCATTTAACGTCCAAGTCATGAGAATATATGAGGAGTATATTAAACACCATCCACTTGTGAAAACACCAGTTTCGACTCcaacaagaatgaaaaCTACGACAACGTCTTTAAGTTCCTCTCCTATTaagagttcttcttcctacaagtcgttgaatGCCCCATTGGTTAGTCTTTCACTCAATACACTGCCTACAAAGGCACACCTCTCCAGCTCTCCACCTAAGAAATTATCTCCCAGAAAATCAATAGCAGATCTAAGATCGCCTACAAGAACGGACCAGCCTACTACACCTCTCAGAAGTAAACCTTCCATTGCAAAGTTGAGATTGGAAGAGCTCTATAATCCTGTTGCAGCGCCTCAAGGTTCTTTCGGTTTAGACAACCCATTTGTGGAGTCCAGCAAATCAGAAACCAGCTCGTCCACACTATCAGAAACATCCTCGATTGGCAACGAAAAGGCTCAGAGTCCTTCCAGAACTAACTTTGAGTTACGTATGGACGTCTACGAGAAATGTAAGACAGCTGTAGTGGACAAGctcaagaaggaaaagaataTTATATCCGACTGAATTCCATTCCTATTTGCATCTAGTAGCATTCAATATACATCTTAATAGCTATGTGGTAAAGGAGTTAAAGTAGATTTCTTAATAGTTATTGCACCCAAATTGCATGGTAGCGCtgttttgatttcaaagttCAATGTAATTTTACAAACTGATTTCAGTACTTTTTCTATATAAATTTCATAGCGCTGACCTATTCAAAATTAAGTTTATATAATGTCAATGGCGTATAATAGAAGTATCGGAAGTATATTATATCAGACTTCCAAGGAAAGTATAAGGATTGGCAGTAATTATCGAAGGTGCTTTTCTGTCTCCATTTCCAGACACAACTTATTTGGAGGAACGAAGTCAATAGGCAATAAGGGCCAACTCCTTACACCACCTTCGGGGAAGGGAGAAACGTCTTCGAATCCAGCcgatttgttcaagaaaaacgATATTTTGATGTACTCAGACAAGCCACTAAACTACATAGAGTCTGTGAAAGAAAATGGATTCCATTTGGCTAACAACTTGCTCATCACATCTCCAAACAAACAGGGAGAGATAATTGGAGCGTTGATGCTACAGAGTGAAACGTTCGAAGTCAATTTAAGCAACGAAGGGTATAAGATTATAAACAAAtttattgtagaattcaaTGAGGATGTTCTACAAgtgttcaagaaagtacATCCCAAGCCAGAAATAGTAGTGATAGGCTTGGGTGAAAAGTCAAGAATGTTGAGTGAGTCCAACAAGAGGTACTTTTCCAGCTTGGGTATGCAGTTGGAAGTGGGGGACTCTAACAATGCTGCCCAGATCTTTGATCTTTTAGCAACAGAAAGACCAAATGTGATTGGAGCACTCTTGCTTCCTCCAAACGTATAGATATTACTGTATGCTACGCAGGCTATCAATACTCTATAAGCTCTGTAGGCAGTGAATTATCAGTTCTGTACTTTCTATTGTTGATAGTCGAGCTTTACTATATAGCTCTACAGGTCTCTAGACTACTGTAAATAGTGAACAATAACTTAATTATTTATTAAATCCTTCCATGTATAAATACAGTGTgtaagaagaagtgaaaaagaaTAGTAGAAACACAATGATCAACGTAATGAAGCTACTGGAATTCATGCAATGGCCCAGGCCCGACCTAATCATTCTTGAGTAGCGATGTGTCCTCATCTGACTGCATCATTCCTGTAAATGGCCGGGACTTCGTGTTCATCATCACTGGCATCATCACTGATTGCCCGTTCAAATTGATTATGGAGTAGTTCTGGGGAGTTGAATTCAAGTCTTTGGAGAAAGGTTGGTAATTCTGGTATGGGTAGCCCATTTGAGTGCTATCGTTGTTGGAACTGCTATCGGCACTGGGAGACATGTCATTGCCATAGAGTTGGGGTGAATAGTTAACAACATTATGATGTTGTGGTGTAgacatcatcatcatcatcattggctgttgctgttgttgctgctgatGTTGTTGGGGATGCAATTGTTGCTGGGGATGAATCATTTGTATATGTTGCGGATGCTGTTGTTTATTTGGAGGAGGCATTGCACCTTGGTGCGTCATGAAGTTGTTACCAACTTGGTTCAACAAATGCTGTGTTTGCGGTGACTGTTTCTCAAAAACTTTGTCTAGGAAGTACTTTCCATTGGGTGTAGATGATAGGCCTGCCAACTCAAACGAGGAATGGTCTGTATTAGTTGTCATGTTCAAATTGCTGGTATTGCTTCCGCCAGAAATCATACTGAGCTCTTTGCTTGTGTTTATAGAAAGATTATGGTCCTGACTGGAAGCATTGGATGACGCATGGTTAAGTCCTGGAACCCCATATGACATTTGTTGCGGCACCAAGTGGTTCTGAAAAGGAACAACAGGTGCGGTTGACGAACGAATCAAATTTTTGGAGTCGTCGGAGGTCGGAACTTTGCTCTCGTTTGCCGATTGggttcttttcaatttttgattttgggtCAAGTTGGAATTAGAgggcttcttcttgtttttACTGTTCATTAGTGTATGTACATCAGTGAAAATGATCTGGAACTTGTTCATTCCCGCTTGCATCTTGGACCGATTGTTGACAGTTCCATCCGGTTTTATGTTAGACTTGCTACCACTACGAGTGTGTGAACTGGACttgtttttgttctttGACTTGGGCACAGGTAGcgtcttcttttctgaaaaCACACCCATAGCCGGCTTAAGATCGTCAATATTGTCTACAGTTTTCAACACGCTTACCTTAGACTCTTTATTAGGAGTAGGGCTAGGTGGTTGGATAACTTCTTTGccatcgtcttcttcgtcagtTTCATCGTCATTAATAGGTGTTTGTGAGGTTTTGGAATTTGTTACTATCACCGTAGAAGGCGATGATGCTGGAATAGGCTTTGCAGGAGTCTGGAAGTTCTTAGGATCCTTAGATACGCCATTGGTAGGGGTCTTTGCGAAGTTGGTT
Protein-coding sequences here:
- a CDS encoding predicted protein, with amino-acid sequence MSMAYNRSIGSILYQTSKESIRIGSNYRRCFSVSISRHNLFGGTKSIGNKGQLLTPPSGKGETSSNPADLFKKNDILMYSDKPLNYIESVKENGFHLANNLLITSPNKQGEIIGALMLQSETFEVNLSNEGYKIINKFIVEFNEDVLQVFKKVHPKPEIVVIGLGEKSRMLSESNKRYFSSLGMQLEVGDSNNAAQIFDLLATERPNVIGALLLPPNV
- a CDS encoding predicted protein (go_function DNA binding~go_process regulation of transcription, DNA-dependent) — protein: MSSSPDPNDTEECTICLEPILPTDDIGTIVSCCTTTTNKYYHDKCILQWANNSNSCPTCRRRFYKINIASGASPHKVKRVVSVKDKLLPNDAINSIPRAYVIPATRPPTPDEDVDFDCVRHSQSITTGFCTICSSSDYRSSIRNMVCCGFCGSNFHLRCLGISSSAHASHMVGWCCPICDSDQDLVVSGSTNATMSSVRNPLTSSRLASGVSRSTRLATSITDSFYRNPNMASITNMDISDMSLHNMPSASNSRLVIHNNNNELDDDFLYHNNDNDSNIVDNSLKPEIHSTVINGGVRLRKEQRAIQNLSPEELQSWELFDEARNSNESTNDTKVSTAISSSVSESKTRRKRKKVTPVAAVENATIHPESRMAIGSSSSRISSLINQLKTTPAMIQQKKVKSATSSTAESTVSISPSSNSPMENLSNDSDTQYDSDSKVRKKPRSAELTLDQKIEIQKYIRINLRPLYKPSKDSESSSSPSPVIRTEENYININKVISRRIYGHILSETVDNGELCPNLIDEYFNDDDPTKLKDVIDKYVEEELANLQGSTVRE
- a CDS encoding predicted protein, with amino-acid sequence MSILNLFSSGSRATIPRFHQDENHDSIDLQIKSLLYLFKRCQIAKLAHFLNSDGSFRYNESGSGSVNFGQEESTYYQKLDQVYNIEGFKHSLIKDEYRVMVDFCKNKFRSFCIVSDLPSANLSRPNSPVKGAGINEESGDFPSFRDSKDRKVRHFRFVLLPLEGLTVEFVANTLSGSDIYHEHFSYMDFSSRHQNAIDSIKKVIRDDRIDMKSPAKEFSISENEKAAIIREYLIAVAFNVQVMRIYEEYIKHHPLVKTPVSTPTRMKTTTTSLSSSPIKSSSSYKSLNAPLAHLSSSPPKKLSPRKSIADLRSPTRTDQPTTPLRSKPSIAKLRLEELYNPVAAPQGSFGLDNPFVESSKSETSSSTLSETSSIGNEKAQSPSRTNFELRMDVYEKCKTAVVDKLKKEKNIISD
- a CDS encoding predicted protein (go_function molecular function unknown) yields the protein MSRHQYDLIQCMKQPGKSIGLVCSACEGRCPLCDSYVKPTTKVRICHECSMGHLNNKCILCANYLGDDKELGTPAYYCLECVRLEKDREGCPRIVNVGSLKSDMMIRKKKEQASTPALLK
- the TWF1 gene encoding TWF1 is comprised almost entirely of two tandem repeats, each having sequence homology with cofilin (a member of a conserved family of actin monomer sequestering proteins. TWF1 is comprised almost entirely of two tandem repeats, each having sequence homology with cofilin (COF1)~go_component intracellular~go_function actin binding~go_component intracellular~go_function actin binding) → MSTQSGITASKELLDSFKSLSSEPLIIKISDDNTELVTDSKLGAVSSGKEHLSSAFESVNAHLKESFPSPAYVVIPVDPTADDYVFISFIPDSAPIRSKMLYASTKNTLLTSLGSNKFSKSNSFAWTELEELTYEYYQKVISATNNDDVLSKDEKMLNELNTLQTLSLAGSTSSFKRELASMHSPSPSPSIHGPGNDNILYKFDSSLQEEFQSLSKNADTNKLITFNIDSASEVIKLTTSENGIALDSLLDSLAKANPVARPQYSIYNFYRGKYAFIYSCPSNSKVKDRMLYAASKVSLIHYLKTLLSEDSLTIDKSIEVGDLDEIELSELTVETEAATPSSVSSASSAGAGSGVGRQGLKFSKPKGPRRR
- a CDS encoding 60S ribosomal protein L11 (go_component intracellular; ribosome~go_function structural constituent of ribosome~go_process protein biosynthesis), giving the protein MSAKSQNVMRDLHIEKLVLNICVGESGDRLTRASKVLEQLSGQTPVQSKARYTVRTFGIRRNEKIAVHVTIRGPKAEEILERGLKVKEYQLRAKNFSATGNFGFGIDEHIDLGIKYDPGIGIYGMDFYVVMNRAGARIARRKRARGVVGNSHRTNKEDTIQWFKQRYDADVLDK
- a CDS encoding predicted protein; the protein is MVTINYEPLEHLPYLDESISPEERSHVEQLIRVELTNQFSNQNLNNINFHPNPANAESNINNINTHNSNASRQNPLHPMVDQILPLPQPSALRLSPSPLLNQEIERYEQEQLEEFDDDDETALPANVIHGGIDMNRYADFIKEGSSSSGGSEVDRNNLYTTLSYAGLQERNLALLLNNNHELMRLHQQHLQELGNVKEDYTVNLNSKRQMVDEVNVIRKKRQVVNFKPVNDYLNEKWKEGIKSVVDLGIEATRMDMDMN